The DNA sequence TATCAGAAAAACTAATATCTGAGTTGTTTTGGCAAGATATTGTGAAAACACTTGCAAGTGTTGGTTTGTAACTGGATTCTGCCCCCACCCCCGGCGGGGGCCAGCCAGTCATAGTTTAGGTAGGAATTCAAAGTCTGTGTGCCCCATGCATGTCAAGTATTGAGACAATGAATTGAATATATATTTAGTACTTTAGATAATAGTTTTGTTATGGAAGCATGACTGCATTAACACTTCTTAGTCAGATTTCTTGTAAAACTTTAATTTGATTGCTTAATAtattctcccccctccctttgtggCAATTCTCTGCTGTTATTTGTCATACCAAACCTGGCCCACTTCCCTCTAGAGCTTTGTTTTCTAGATTTTACATGAAATACAATTTATTCTGGTTTGAAATGCATTCCCTTCCGTGCTCTTTTTGTAATCAAATAACTGTTTCCCCTTCAAAATTTTCTCTATGGACATTTATGTGGGTGTTTTTGTTGTTATGCTTTACTGGATTTACCCTTGGATATGTGCAGCCTTAATTATCTTCAATTGAAGTATTCAATCTTGGGATCTAATATTCAGCTGGGattgtaataaaaaatttacaaggaCTCAAATCATTGGAACCTGTAAGGGAGTATCAATGAATTATTGATATGTGAAATTTACTAAGATGTGCATCACCGCATGCATTAATCAAATGATGTTTCTTATTGTTTTTTGGATATTTACTTTGGTTGTGCCAGTCTTTATTTTCCATTGCAATATATCCAGGGTTGCGGTTTTCATTTTCCTCCATTAAGACATAGGGCTTCAAGCCCTGTTGTGGATTACTAAAGGATCACAGAAAATAAATTACTTGTAAAATTTGCCAAATATAACCATAATGTTGATACCCAATGTGTTATGTGTGAGAGTGGACCTTCATAATAGTTATTTTTCCACTACCTTTGGCAGGACTGCTTTGGACGACCAATCGCAAGTGCTCCTGATGCTTGGTTTGATGTGGTTGAGCGTTACTCCAATGACAATAACAAGACTCTAAAGTGAGTTGTAGTTCCCAATTTTATTTAGAAGtttgtagcttttttttttccctgaagATATCCTTTCCGTTCATGATCCACCTTTTCTACtgtatcttaattttctttcttttgtgctATTGAATTATACTTTCGGTGACCTTTAGTAACTGACAATATAAATCACAAGGAATATTTCTTAAATGCACAGCAAAGGAAAATTCTGTGAATATGATCCAACTAAATTGCTTTCTGATGCAGACGAAGCACAAAAGTAAGTAAATGCCTCAACCTGGGTTCTTACAATTACCTAGGATTTGCGTCATCAGATGAATATTGCACACCTCGTGTAGTTGACTCCTTGAAGAAATTTTCAGCAAGTACCTGTAGTGCTCGTGTAGATGGTGGTATGTACTTTAAATTGTAAAATGCAACCAACTATTTTATGTATTTTGAATTTCAGCTAATGCACTTATGTCATCAGGCACTACCAGATTGCATACTGAACTGGAGGAATGTGTTGCAAAGTTTGTTGGAAAGCCTGCTGCCATAGTTTTTGGGATGGGCTATGTCACAAACTCGGCTATTATTCCAGTCCTGACTGGGAAGGTCTGTATTAGTTGATTAAGTCATATTACTTTGTATTATAGGGTTCATTCATCACATGGGCATTTGGTTTTAACTTTGATGGGGTGATATTTCATATTAATGATTATGATGACCATCTACAGGGGGATTTGATAATTAGTGATTCCTTGAACCACAACTCAATTGTCAATGGTGCTCGGGGATCAGGAGCCACGATTAGGGTCTTTCTTCATAATAGTAAGTTTGTAGCATAATGCATTATCATTAAGCCTAAGACTTCCAAAATTACAGCTCCAACTTTTTATCTCAAAAGTGTTTTCACCCACATGagcttttcttttgttctttttagcACCGTCGCACTTGGAGGAAGTGTTAAGAGAACAAATTGCTGAGGGACAACCACGGACACATAGACCATGGAAAAAGATAATTGTTATTGTGGAGGGAATCTACAGCATGGAGGGGGAGCTTTGTAAACTTCCTGAGATTATAACTGTCTGTAAGAAATACAAGGTTGTGCTTATGTGAGATGGtaacttttctattttttttagtgTTGGCTACTTTTGTATATTAGTTGTAGGTTCAATGAAGTTTAAATGGTATTTTGTGGTTCAATATGTTGTATATTCATGAATACTTCATGAAATGAAAACTCTCTAGTTGAAATATCCAAGAGAAGCTCCTTGAGTAAtgactttattttcatttttgtttcggGTTAACCTTGGTAAGGCCAATTGCATTAGAGAAAATATTATAGTTGAAAATCTATGACATGTGATATGGTctttaatattttgaaaatttggaaCATTGTTATTTGGATCTCATTATCTAATGGCAAAAGAGAATGAAAGTGAAATCCAGGTATGGGCTGCACATAGCATTGAAAAGATTAATTTCATGAACTTGTTGAGATCTTACCCTAGACTGAACTACTTTCAGAGGTTTCAAAAAAGTTTCCTCAGAGTCAGCATATGCCTGCCACCAACTATTTTACTTGAATTGAGAAATTCCTTACTGGAACTATATGGATGTGTAGTTTTTGATATTTTGCTCAATTGCAACAGAAAACATTGTATTCTGAGAACCATGTTGGAAGTCTTACACCATTTTCTAGGAACTGAtgaatgattaaaaaataatacataTTTGTTAGATTTTAGTTGTAAGTTTAACTGTGAGTCTCTTGATCATGAGGACCGTATGCTGATTAAGTATTTACATCCAGGTCAATGTTCATGTCCAAACGCTGCATCTTTACATGGATCATGTTGGCTGGTtctgatgcagttgcattagACTATGATCCCGTATGGAGGCCTAGGCACTAGCTTGGGACACCCTTAAGGTGCTGGTGGCAATCCAATGGGCTGAAAACAAGCTTTGGGTAGTTATGTAATAGGTtgggccttttattttcttgagttTGATTGTAATCAGCCTAATTTATAAGCTCATAAAGAGAGGGTAAAGTTAGTATACGGGATTAGTAGTTAAGTGTTTGAGTTAGATTATGTTACTTAATAgcttttaagagtttttttttgagtttataTACTCAAAGCCAATATAAGAGAgtgattagaaaaataaaataaaaaaataaaacataaaataaaaggttatatatatgtatacaccCTCCTTCAATAGGAGATAATTTGTGATAGAAATTCAAGTTTTTTCAAGAGTTTTTGAGCTGTTGAGCTCTGCAAACGAGCATGAAGGATCTTCTTCTGGCATGCTGCTTGCTGTCTTCTTCTATAGCCAGGTTAAATTCCTCCACTGTTCTTCgtagtcctcttcttcttctcttgatcCTATCATATTCTTTCTCTTCTATGTTTTACCAAATCAGTTCCATAATTCTGGTTATTTCTTGTTGGATATTCTTTCTAAGAATCAAAATTGGGCTATTGGATACAGTTTATATCATATCTAAACAGTTACTCAGATTTGATAACCCATACTCGCTATATTATCTCAAGTTCCTGAATATCGCTTGAAAGTAGTGATCCTGGTTGTAGTTCATTCTTCTAGATTTCCTTTTTAGATTGAACTGCATTAGGTTCCGTCTTACCTGCCAACCATAGTTGGCTCCAAGATGCAATTAGCAGGTGAGACTCCACCGATGAAGCATGATTGCCTGATTGGCGCAGTTCTGATCAGATTGTGTCAATTTCCAGCTTTCAGCTTGCAAATCCAAAACTTGGAGCCAGGGATACTGCTCTAGTCAAATCAGTTTACTGGAGTTTCTGTACCTTCTatcattttgtttttggtaTATGTACATTTGTGTGGAGGATTATTCTCCTTTTAATTTGGTGATTCTGTATGCTAATAGCCGAAAGCTTATATGGTCATGTTTGTCTTCCATCCATATCTTCATTTGCTGTTCTAACCTTTTCCTTTATTCTGTCATAGGCCTTTACGTACTTGGATGAGGCCCATAGCATTGGAGCAGTTGGTAAAACAGGACGGGGTGTCTGTGAGCTCTTAGGAGTGGATACTGCAGATGTGGATATCATGATGGGAACTTTTACAAAATCATTTGGGTCATGTGGTGGTTATATTGCTGGGTCTAAGGTTTTACCTCTTTTGTACCTCAAAGTTTGTCATGCCTATAGTGTAAATTGAGTATTGTTACTAGCATTGTTTCAGTTTATAAATTGTTAATATTTTGTTGAATAATGTTTGCTGTGAACTTATGTTGTGCATTCTGTGCTCAAGCCATATCTTGTCATTTGCAGGAACTTATCCAATATCTGAAATACTCTTGCCCTGCTCATATTTATGCAACATCTATCTCGCCACCTGCTGCCCAGCAAATTATATCTGCCATAAGGGTTATTCTTGGAGAGGATGGTTCGAGTAGAGGTTCAAATGACATCTCTCACTTGAAACTTATCTTTAAAATTGTGGTTTTGTTGTGAGGCTTCAATCCTTTGTAGTTTATTTTGTTGTGACTTGAGTTACCTTTGGTATATTTTCTTGTCTTACAGTACCTTTGATTCCATATAGGGGCCCAGAAACTTGCACGTATACGTGAGAACAGCAATTTTTTCCGGTCAGAACTTCAGAAGATGGGCTTCGAGGTTCTTGGGGATAATGACTCTCCTGTTATGCCGATAATGCTTTACAACCCGGCCAAAATTCCTGCCTTTTCTCGGGAGTGTCTAAAGCAGAATGTGAGTTGAGCCTTTACCTGGTTTTGTCATGAATTGTTTTCATGCAATGATATGTTGGCTCATAAACAATCCCAGCACACATTAACCTGCTGATTGCTGTCATCTATttgaaaatatttcaatttatcTCTAGGGGAACATCTCAAGTCCCCCTTGAGTATTTTTGTCAATCACTGACCCAAATTTTTTGCCTTCGATGTTTAAATGTAGTTCTTATCCTTTATAATGTTGACACTTGCTTTACACAGTCATTATCAATTACAATTTTTGTGGTTTGttaatgtcaaatggtgatgttGAAGGTGGCTGTTGTGACGGTTGCATTCCCAGCAACCCCACTACTGTTGGCGAGGGCGCGTATTTGCATATCTGCTTCTCATACTAAGGAagacctgatcaaaggtttACAGGTACATCCTATCCAGAAATATGagtgtttcttctttcttgcgTATCTCTTAGGCTGTGTTCAGTTGGAAAgatgataaaagaaaattttaaatcacTAAATATGTTGGGACCTTGGAAAGTAGTTGCTTTCATGCTTTTCATTTGGCAAGAACTTTAATTCTGGCCCAGTTTAAGGCTCAGTTTACATTTGGTCCAGGTTTTAATATAGTTTTGGGTTGGCGCGTTAGTTTTTGAGATTTATTGTTATGATGGGCTGAAATATGAAACCCAAAGTGTGATGGAGGGCCTGGGGAAGAAGGGGAAACTCGAGTagcagagggggggggggaaggaagggaatcacacacacacacagagcaCAAATCCGACCAATTCTCATTCAGAAATCAAATCACTCTAACTTGCCCATCGATTATAGCctatatatgggaaaaatagAGACAGAGAACTAACATAGAAACTAGTctaactaggaaacaaccataaaaggaaactaatgcaaaaagaaagaaatcctaactcctacTTTCAAGTCTGAAAataaaggcatgaaataaatgacaagtaactactaattttatttccgactcttgttggaccaaaaccctgggttggactggttcttcttggctcttggcttccaaagccggtcatgctggtccaaccaagcaACTGCAGCTGTATCTTCATCAAAGTGGGGGTTAAAGGAGTAcacaatttttaattttattagtgGGTCCCTTGTGGGTGATAGTTGGGTAGGGATTTATCTTATCCTAAGTTGTTAGTCTTTGAGTTAGTGAAATTTAGAGTTCATAACTGTTTAGTTAGGAAAGTCTTTGTAGTTAAATCAATCTAGAAGATTTTATTTCCATTCTTATCAATAAGTAATAGTACGATTTGGAATTAATGGATTGAGTTTGTTTGGAAACTCGCAAGCTggctcttctctctcttctctcggtTTGgtaaagattttctctctccgttgtatttcttctctccttcctcaACCCCATGGTTCTCTATCATCACGTCcattatttctttctcttctataAGTTTGTTAAACTTCAAATTCATTTTGTAAGGAAAGATTTCTTTCCCTCTGTAATATAATTGCCTCTCTTTACACCAATCAACcacatttcctccttttcccaccTCATTTTATTCAAATGCTTTCCTATTTGTGACTGGTTTAAATTCTGAAAACCAGTTGTTAAGATCTTGTAGTTACCATATTAAATTCTGGCCATTAGATCTAGATTCAATTTGGACCACATCTAGCTGTCAGACTGATATCTCTTTCATAACATTAGTGGGCCCATTGGCGAATCCGATACATTAGATCTGATTGATCTGCACCAAACATTCTCACCCCAGAAATCAAaactttcccatttttttttattggtgggTAATTCCCATCTTTTCTTGCACCCTCATTCTATTCACACATACTCCCCGTGATGAAGCTCTGACATTTTCCTTTGGAAAGACCTCTATTTCCTCTCACTCCAGGGAATGTCCGCCCAGTATCAGACCCACAAATGATTAACATAATGGCACTTTCGCCTTCTGATTTGACTGTTCACTCTCCTCTCTCATGCAACAGTGGCTGGaatgatatatatattaaattaaaatttcatgTATGTTGTTTACCGTTGGTTTATCTTTTGGATAAGTGgatctatggtcatttttgccCCATGAGCAACAGAGCCTGATAGTTTCAGGCCTTCAGCATCATAATGTTTTGGTGGAATCCAATGACGTGACAATCTAACTGGGGGTgattttatgggttttttttttgttcgcACAATCTCATGTCACAAAGGTTTGTGTGATTGCCTATAAATGCTCGAGGACCCATAGGTCGTTAATTATCAGGGTCAAATATGTACTTCCTCTGGTTTTGTATGGAAAACATTTTTTGTCAGACTTAGCATCTCAGTTGTTGCTAGGATAAGAAAGTCATTCCTCACCCCTTCCTCATTCCTGCCTGAGCATCTCCAACTGATCTATCTTCAAAAGTAAACTTCTTTATTTAGTGTGTAGCACCCttcctccgtgtcccattctcTTACTACCCTTTTCTCCTACTGTTCCTTTACCAAGCCTGAGAATTAACCAACACTATCCACCATTACAGCAATGCCACTGCCATTAGCACCAATTGCTTAGATTCCCTCTCCAAGAACTTTGATTTCGTGAAAGAACCCAACAGCAACCATAAAATAGTTCCTATAATAGTTCTGCCCAACAGAACTTGTGCGTACTTCACAACAGTTTAAACGAAAAAGACTTGAACAGCTCATACAATTCTCACCTTGACAGCATACAATCGGCCATTGCTATCACTTGGAAAACCACTCCTTCCACTGTTATCGGATTGAGAGTTGACATTGGCTGGGGTTACAACTGGAAACatctcccctctccccccctcccaccccaccaacaaaaaaaaaaaaaaagaaaaaaaaaaaccgtctCCTTGCTACTAGGTTAACATGAAGATTGTAAAAACAATAATCTGAGGCAACTGGGTTTAGCTATCAAACATGGTCAAGCACAATGTCGTTTGCCAATTTTTCTAGTAATTGGGGctggatttcttcaatttggaaaaattacCTGAACTTGCCCTCAACCAagttgatttgaaaggctttgACGAGGACATTGTCAGGAATGTAAGTTCCAAAAATCTCCTAAAGACACAAACGGTGTGACCTGAGTAAAACCcctttttaattgtttttcagGTTATCAGCGAAGTTGGTGATATGGTGGGCATAAAATACTTTCCCGCTGAGCCAAAAAAACATCAGCAAGAAGAAGGCAGGGTGAAGTTTGACTAAATAGATGAAAGTTTGGATGGGAGAAATCTTCATTTGCCCAGAGGTGGTTTTAGTTTGGACCACATGTACCTTCGGAAATCAAGAAGTTTCTGGTTTGATCTCTTTCGATGATCTGAGGGAGGATCCTTGTTCATATGCACTTCAAAGAGGCTAACATAATTATTGTCTGGGGCTCATTTTGCTATGTACATTTGTTACAGTAATTTtttggttgtggggttgttTTGGTTTCGCTTCTGTATTGGTCTCTACTGTGGAAGGTTCCGAGTCTTTTGTATTTGTATCTCGCTCATATTTATGTTTCGCAATCTTATTTTACATTTCTAAAAACATGCAAGAACTGCAACAATGTAGCACAGAAAACTGCTCTTGGAGCAAAAACACCTAACCGAAATAAAAAAGCCCAACCAAATCTAGATCTATGAGAAATTAAGGGATTGGTTCAATCTTGAGGATTCTTTTGCAAACTTTTTCTCAAGGGATGGGGTCCAATGAGGCAacccatttttccttttctcttttctcttttctcttttttcttctttcttttttcatttttccttttttttggggggggtggggaggttgTCCCTGTTTGTGTTCAGTTTGGTAATTTCCTAGCTCTCTCTGGGATTTCAGTCTGAAGTTTTGAAAGGTTGCTGTACTGTTAATACTCAAGAAATTGCGGATGCTAATTCCATTGGTTTTACCTCCCTGAACTGAAGTAATTAAATAGGGAAAGTCACATATGTTTCAAAACTTTAGTTTTTTGGTCTGAAGCAAATAAACTTTTTTGATGTTTGGTCTGGGTATATCATTGATGAATTCCTCAGGCCTGCCCCCTTTACAAACTATGTTATGTGGTATCAAATGCAGGAATTTATTCAACAAGttggagggggagagagagagacgggtCGTGAGTTCGACTCTCCTTAGGACCTACCCAGGGTTTAAAGAATTGGATTGGATCAGCCAATTCAGATCAGACAAGGCCAACATCGATTCTTCCCAAATCTTCTCAGGCCGATTCTGTATGGAAAAACCCTAGATGCCTGGAATATGTTGATTTTGAGGACAATCTAGAttgattccaatccaatccGGAACTCAATTCGGAATTTTAACCTTGGACTTACCTTGATTGAAAGGTGTAGTTAGCCCTTGTC is a window from the Macadamia integrifolia cultivar HAES 741 chromosome 5, SCU_Mint_v3, whole genome shotgun sequence genome containing:
- the LOC122079837 gene encoding long chain base biosynthesis protein 2a-like, which codes for MITIPYLTALTTYFSYGLLFAFGQIRDLFRKIIDWLNNPSKLDGYAPICLGLEDFYVRRLYLRIQDCFGRPIASAPDAWFDVVERYSNDNNKTLKRSTKVSKCLNLGSYNYLGFASSDEYCTPRVVDSLKKFSASTCSARVDGGTTRLHTELEECVAKFVGKPAAIVFGMGYVTNSAIIPVLTGKGDLIISDSLNHNSIVNGARGSGATIRVFLHNTPSHLEEVLREQIAEGQPRTHRPWKKIIVIVEGIYSMEGELCKLPEIITVCKKYKAFTYLDEAHSIGAVGKTGRGVCELLGVDTADVDIMMGTFTKSFGSCGGYIAGSKELIQYLKYSCPAHIYATSISPPAAQQIISAIRVILGEDGSSRGAQKLARIRENSNFFRSELQKMGFEVLGDNDSPVMPIMLYNPAKIPAFSRECLKQNVAVVTVAFPATPLLLARARICISASHTKEDLIKGLQVISEVGDMVGIKYFPAEPKKHQQEEGRVKFD